GGTGGTGGTGTTGGAGGCGTTGCCGCTCACGGCCGACGGTGAAGTCGGCAGGCGGGTGCTCCCGGTGCCGGAATACCACGACAGCGATAGTTACCGCGCGATCGAGAAGGTCCTCGTCGACATCTTCGTTCAGGTTCTTCGGGGTAGCGCCGGAACGGGTTGGCGTCGACGAGTCGTTTTTCGACCTGGGCGGCGACTCGCTGTCGGCGATGCGCGCGATTGTCGCGGTCAACGCGGCCCTGGACGCCGACCTCAAAGTGGGTGCGCTGTTCAACGCCGCGACCATCGCCGCGTTGGCATCACGTATCGGCGGTAATAGAAGTGGGCCTAGGCCTTTGGTGGCTGTTGAGCGGCCCGCGGTGATTCCGTTGTCGTTCGCGCAACGCCGGTTGTGGTTCATCGACCAGCTGCAGGGTTCCTTGCCGGTCTACAACCGAGCGGTGGCGCTGCGGCTGACCGGCCACCTTGATGTCACCGCGCTCAATGCGGCCGTGGCCGATGTGGTGGGCCGCCACGAAAGCCTGCGCACGGTGTTTTCGACAATCGACGGCATACCCCGGCAACTGGTTCTCCCTGCAGAACAGGCCGATTTCGGCTGGGAGGTCATCGATGCGGCGGGATGGCCGCCTGCCCGGCTGACCGGGGCCATGGTGGACGCGACTCACTACCCCTTCGACCTGGGGACCGGAAACCCTTCGCGGGCAAAGCTTTTCAGAGTTGCCGAGCAGGAACATGCACTGGTGATTGTGGTGCACCACATCGCTGGGGACGGCTGGTCGATCGGTGTGCTGGCCGCTGATGTGGGTGTGGCGTATATGAGCCGATGCGTGGGCCGCGCCCCGGGTTGCGCCGAATTGCCGGTGCAGTAAGCCGATTACGCGTTGTGGCAGCGGGAAAGTCTCGGCGATCTGGCCGACCAGGCAAGTCCGCTGGCCGCCCAGGTGCGGTTTTGGGAAGATGCGCTGGCCGGCATGCCCGATCGCCTGCAACTTCCGACCGACCGGCCCTATCCCGCGGTCGCCGATCACCGCGGCGCCGCGCTGCCGGCGACCTGGCCGGCCTGCTTGCCAACTCATCCCGGAACCGGCCGCCGGCAACCCTGGGCGTGCAACTGCCAGTGTTGGTGTTCTGCACCGCATTCGGCCTCTCGATGGATTACGAGGTGTTCCTCATGGCGCGGACTCGGGAGTACTGGCTGACATCACACCGCGGATGGGGCGCCAACGACCGGAGTGTCGCATTCGGTGTGGCCCATACCGGCAGGGTGATCACCGCTGCGGTGCTGATCATGGCGATCTCCTTTGCGGCATTGATGGCCGCGCGGGTCTCGTTCATGTGGTTGTTCGGGTTCGGGTTGACCGTGGCGGTGCTGGTCGACGCCACGCTGGTGCGGATGCTGCTCGTGCCGGCGTTCATGCACGTGCTCGGCCGATCGAACTGGTGGGCGCCCAAACCGTTGGCGCGCCTGCATGATCGGCTGGGCTTCAGCGAGCACGTCCGCGCGTTCGGCACGCCACAGTGTGCAGCAGCATCGCCGCGAACCGGCAATTCCACCTGGCGGGTGGTCGGCCGCCGCGTGTTATTCGGCCAGCAGAATCAACCGCAGGGCGGCCCGCGTCTTTGACGGTATCCGCGTCGCCCGGGCCGCTGGTCCGAATGATGTTTCATCACAACACGCTTCGAAGCATGCGCTCGGGGAGGCCCACACCAAGCCGGCCGTCGAATTACCCGATGAGACCCGTCAGCAACCGCTTTGAGCAGCCGGGCCACGGTGATCGACCCAGGCCAGTCAAAAATTGCGCCGCAGCCTCATCGGCGTGACCGCCGGCATGTCACCCCCGTCGATCACCGTCCGGGCGATCGGGGTCAGCGCATCAAGCAACGCCTGCAGCTCGCCGTCGTCGAGACCGTCGTAGGCGTGCAGCGCCAGCGCGTCGGTGGTGTCCTCGATGTGCTGCTTCAGATCGCGTCCGGCGGACGTCAACGATCCATCCGCGTCGAGCAGACCGCGGCCGATCAGGCTTTGCTCGCAGGCGCGCCATTCGGCGTCGTCGTAGTGGCGGGTCTGCATGATGTAGTCGCGGGGCACCGCGTCCGCCGCGCAGTGCAACACGTTGGCCTCTCGCCCGGAGATACCGGCAGCGACCAGCACCGCGACATGACCGTCGCCGCGGTGCTCGCGCAGCAACGTGGTCGCATGCCAGAGCGCGGCAACCGGATCTTGGGGCCAGGGCAGGGCGAGGTTGGCCGCGAACAATGCTCGACCGTCAACCGGCGCCCGCCGCGCCGCGTCACCGGCCAAACGTGCTGCAGTGCGGACGTTTTCGTCGTCGTCGCGCAGGCCGTACCGCCGCAGCGCCGCCACCGCCGACGCTGCCCGGGCCCGCAACGCAAGGGGCGGCCCGGCGATTTCCCATGCCGTCGGTAGTGCCTTGGTCACCCGCGCGTGGGCGAAGTTGTAGAACACCGCGGTCACGACTTCGGGTGGCACCTGGCCCAGCGGGGCCGATCGAGCGGCGAAATAACCCATCCAAAATCCCCGGTAACCGAGAGTTGTCAGGGCCGCACGCGCCTCCGGCGCGAAGTACGTCACGGCATGGACGGGTTCGAAGCGGTCGTAGAGATGACGGGCAAGCTCAGGCACGCGTTGCATTCCTGGAGCTAACCACTCGGTTGAGGTATGCCTCCTCGGGCATCGCCGGCTCAGCGACGAACCCTCTCTGGCAGGGTTAGTTGAGACAGCAGAGTTCGAGCCCCCGAAACTACCGACCGCGGCATGGATCAACCCACCGGCCCCACAACCGAAAATAGTGTCCACATAGTGAGACGCTGTCTCAAACACCTTGACAGCTACCGGAACACAGGTCGAGTACGGGTATTGACCATGAGTTGGCTAGTGTCGCGGGCGGTGTTTGGTGCTGCCCACCCAGAACGGAGTCAGCCATGAGTGCGAGCGCACAAACCGGAATCATCACCACCCACGTACCGGCACGGCTGGACCGGCTGCCCTGGGGGCGGTTCCACTGGCGCGTCGTTGTCGGGCTGGGCGGCGTGTGGATTCTCGACGGACTCGAAGTCACGATGGTCGGCAACGTGTCGTCGCGCCTGACCGAGCACGGCAGCGGCATCGCGCTCAACGCCGCCGACATCGGCTTGGCGGCGTCGTTCTACATTGCCGGGGCCTGCCTGGGGGCGTTATTCTTCGGCCACCTGACGGACCGGTTCGGCCGGCGGAATCTGTTTCTGCTGACCCTCGCGGTGTACTTGATCGCCACCGTCGCAACCGCGTTCGCGTTTGCGCCGTGGTATTTCTTCCTGACGCGCTTTTTCACCGGCGCGGGCATAGGCGGTGAATACGCCGCCATCAATTCCGCGATCGACGAGCTGATCCCGGCGCGGGTACGCGGCCGGGTGGACCTGGTGATCAACGGGACCTACTGGCTGGGCTCGGCTGCCGGCGCGGCCGGGGCCCTGTTCCTGTTGGACACCTCGCACTTCCCGGCGAACATCGGATGGCGCCTGGCCTTCGGCGTCGGCGCCATCTTTGGGATCTTCGTTCTGCTCGTGCGGCGCAACGTTCCGGAAAGCCCCCGCTGGCTGTTCATCCACGGGCGCCAGCACGAAGCCGAGCGGATCGTCGGCGAAATCGAGGGGGAAGTGGAGCGCGACACCGGCCAACCGCTGCCCGAGCCGCAAGGGCGCCCACTGCGAGTGCGTCAGCGCCATGCGATTTCGTTCTGGGAGATCGCCAGGGTGGCATTCACGCGCTACCCCCGGCGCGCGGTACTCGGGCTGGCGCTGTTCATCGGCCAGGCTTTCCTCTACAACGGCGTGACGTTCAACCTCGGCACGCTGCTGAGCGGTTTCTACGGGGTCGCATCGGGGCACGTGCCGGTGTTCTTCATCGTGTGGGCGCTCAGTAATTTCGTCGGGCCCCTGGCGCTGGGGCGGCTGTTCGACACCGTCGGCCGCAAACCCATGATCACGTTCTCATACATCGGGTCCGCGGTCGTGGCCGTTGTGCTTGCGGTGCTGTTCGTGACTCGCACCGGTGGTGTCTGGACATTCATCGTCGTCCTGGCTGTGGCGTTCTTCCTGGCCTCGGCCGGGGCCAGCGCCGCTTATCTGACCGTGAGCGAGATCTTCCCGATGGAGACCCGGGCGCTGGCAATCGCGTTTTTCTACGCCGTCGGCACCGCGATCGGCGGGATCAGCGGCCCGTTGCTGTTCGGCCAGTTGATCAATTCCGGCCAGCGCAGCCAGGTGTTCTGGTCGTTCCTCATCGGTGCGGCGGTGATGGCCGCGGCCGGTCTGGTCGAACTGTGGCTTGGTGTCGCGGCCGAACGGCGTCCGCTCGAAGAGCTGGCCTTGCCGCTGACCGTGGCCGACGCCGAGCAGGACGACCAAACGGCGGATGCCCGCGAGGGCCAGCCCTCATGACCCGCACCGACGGGGCCGACCGGCCAGTGCGCGCGCCGCGATTGGTGTTCGATTACCTCGATGAGCACCGATCGACGCCGAGGATGTGGCAATGACGAGCACCCTGCTGGATGAGGCGCTGGAAGCCCACGGCGGGCTGCAGCCATGGCGATCCGCCGTCAGAATTCATGGGCGGGTACGCAGCGGCGGGCTGCTGGTCCGTACCCGCGTCCCGGGCAACCGGTTTGCCGACTACCGCATCACGGTCGACGTCCAGGAACCGCGCACGGTCATTGACCCGTTCCCGGTTGACGGGCAGCGCGGGGTCTTCGACAACGGGGCGGTGCGGATCGAGAGTCACGACGGCCACGTCCTCAGCTCACGGGCAAACCCGCGGCCGATGTTCTTCGGCCGCACGGGCCTGCGCCGGAACTTTCGGTGGGATCCGCTGGATTCGGTGTACTTCGCCGGCTACGCCATGTGGAATTACCTGACCACGCCCTACCTGCTGACGCGCGCCGGTGTCGAGGTCGACGAGGCAGGGACCTGGCAGCAGGGCGGGGAGACCTGGCGGCGGCTGAACGCGACGTTCCCGCCGCACATCCCTACCCACTCGCCGCGGCAGAGTTTCTATTTCGATGCCAGCGGTCGGCTGCGTCGACACGACTACGTCGCCGAGGTGGTCGGCTACTGGGCACGGGCCGCGCACTACTGCACCGAGCCCGCGCACGCCGGTGGGCTGGTTTTCCAGACGCGGCGGCGGGTCTACCCGATCGGCCCTGGCAATCGTTCGCTGCC
The nucleotide sequence above comes from Mycobacterium pseudokansasii. Encoded proteins:
- a CDS encoding SCO6745 family protein, with translation MQRVPELARHLYDRFEPVHAVTYFAPEARAALTTLGYRGFWMGYFAARSAPLGQVPPEVVTAVFYNFAHARVTKALPTAWEIAGPPLALRARAASAVAALRRYGLRDDDENVRTAARLAGDAARRAPVDGRALFAANLALPWPQDPVAALWHATTLLREHRGDGHVAVLVAAGISGREANVLHCAADAVPRDYIMQTRHYDDAEWRACEQSLIGRGLLDADGSLTSAGRDLKQHIEDTTDALALHAYDGLDDGELQALLDALTPIARTVIDGGDMPAVTPMRLRRNF
- a CDS encoding MFS transporter — its product is MSASAQTGIITTHVPARLDRLPWGRFHWRVVVGLGGVWILDGLEVTMVGNVSSRLTEHGSGIALNAADIGLAASFYIAGACLGALFFGHLTDRFGRRNLFLLTLAVYLIATVATAFAFAPWYFFLTRFFTGAGIGGEYAAINSAIDELIPARVRGRVDLVINGTYWLGSAAGAAGALFLLDTSHFPANIGWRLAFGVGAIFGIFVLLVRRNVPESPRWLFIHGRQHEAERIVGEIEGEVERDTGQPLPEPQGRPLRVRQRHAISFWEIARVAFTRYPRRAVLGLALFIGQAFLYNGVTFNLGTLLSGFYGVASGHVPVFFIVWALSNFVGPLALGRLFDTVGRKPMITFSYIGSAVVAVVLAVLFVTRTGGVWTFIVVLAVAFFLASAGASAAYLTVSEIFPMETRALAIAFFYAVGTAIGGISGPLLFGQLINSGQRSQVFWSFLIGAAVMAAAGLVELWLGVAAERRPLEELALPLTVADAEQDDQTADAREGQPS